A region of Channa argus isolate prfri chromosome 8, Channa argus male v1.0, whole genome shotgun sequence DNA encodes the following proteins:
- the jund gene encoding transcription factor jun-D, which yields MMKKDINLSLADDADLKPHLRDAESILSSPDLGLLKLASPELERLIIQSNGMVTTTPTSSQFLYPKTVTDEQEFAEGFVKALEDLHKQNQLNGAGQTNSSLDLSANIAPVTVQPDLPVYTNLNSYGSGPLGTTVNYSTDTVPFPPPPSHHLGTAPPQPELSRVQPPKEEPQTVPDVQSFGESPPLSPIDMESQERIKAERKRLRNRIAASKCRRRKLERISRLEDKVKSLKSQNTDLASTASLLRDQVAQLKQKVLTHVNSGCQLLPHEVQVH from the coding sequence ATGATGAAGAAGGATATTAACTTGAGCCTGGCGGACGACGCAGACCTCAAGCCGCATCTCCGCGACGCCGAGAGCATCCTCAGTTCCCCGGACTTGGGGCTACTCAAGCTGGCGTCTCCGGAGCTGGAGAGACTAATCATCCAGTCCAACGGAATGGTCACCACAACGCCGACCAGCTCTCAGTTCCTCTACCCGAAGACGGTGACGGACGAGCAGGAGTTCGCCGAGGGCTTCGTGAAAGCGTTGGAGGATTTACACAAGCAGAACCAGCTGAACGGAGCCGGGCAGACGAACAGCAGCCTGGATCTAAGCGCCAACATCGCCCCCGTCACCGTCCAGCCGGATCTACCGGTGTACACGAACCTGAACAGTTACGGCAGTGGGCCACTGGGAACCACCGTAAACTACTCCACGGACACGGTTCCTTTCCCGCCTCCTCCGTCACATCATTTGGGGACAGCCCCGCCGCAGCCGGAGCTCTCTCGGGTCCAACCGCCGAAGGAGGAGCCTCAGACCGTCCCCGACGTTCAGAGCTTCGGGGAGAGCCCGCCGCTGTCTCCCATCGACATGGAGTCACAGGAGCGCATCAAAGCCGAGAGGAAGAGGCTCAGGAACCGGATTGCAGCTTCCAAGTGTCGAAGGCGCAAACTGGAGCGGATCTCCAGGCTGGAGGACAAGGTGAAAAGCCTGAAAAGCCAAAACACCGACCTGGCCTCCACGGCTAGCCTGCTAAGAGATCAAGTGGCTCAGCTGAAACAGAAAGTCCTCACCCATGTTAACAGCGGCTGCCAGCTGCTGCCACACGAAGTCCAAGTCCACTAG